AGTTTGGGAGAGAAATAGAAGTAGACAAAATAGAAATGGACCTATATTTTTGGCTAGGTATTTCACCTATTGTTGGtgaacgggggggggggggggggggggggtttggttTGCTCCTATTCTGGGCTTTGAGTGAAAAAATGGTAAACGCGGGATATGCTATAATGGGAAAGAATTGTTttgggtactttttttttttccctcgtcTCCTCTTCCTTCCCATAAAATAAACCAAAGCAAGCCTAGGGGTATTACCGCTAAACTAAATGGAATAAATAGTGCAATTTTATTAATGGAATAAATAGTGCAATTTTATttactttctttaaaaaattggtgaatattatcatttatttattggttgaaatggtgttgATTCTActatgcaatacactttttggtaagcatgatatCAATATGTGGTGGGGTACATAACATTttaaccaataggaaggaggacAGTGTTCACTATCTTAAAGGGGTTGGATCCGGTCAATTTGACTTCGGACTAGTTCGGTCCATTtagtgcatctgagccgtccaaaagtattttggatggccTAGATTTAAAGgaacattttttaaataaaaaaaacaaaaacacctttaaatctgagtcgttcaaaatagacggctcggatgcactAAATGGACCAAATTGGTCCGAACAAAATTGAGGGGATCCGATGGacggtgaacaaaattaaattaaatggaaaaaataacagccaataacgtgttttgataattaatatctacGGAGAATATTTTTAATATTCATAAATGTTGTTAACTTCGACGGACTGGCAGATATAACCACcagtctctctttctctctctgcgcTTAAACCCTAATTTACCAGAGCTGGTTGAATGTAGACTGGGGTGAGAAGTAAGTGTGAACTGTGGGaatactgagagagagagagagagagagagagagagtattgaaAATGATACAGCTATTCTTCTCGGCGATACTGGGGGAAATGGTGGTGATCCTGATCCTCCTCTTCAATACCCCTCTGAGGAAGCTCGCGGTCATGGCGTTGAACCGCCTGAAGCGAGGTGCTGGGCCTCTCGTCGCGAAAACCGTCGCCGGGGTCGTCTTCCTCATGATGTCGACCACCGTCTACAACATTACCGAAATCCATAGCCGTCCGATCGAGTCCCTCAATCCCACGGACCAGATCCTCCTCGGCAGGCATATGCTTGAAGCTTCTCTTATGGGTACAAAATCTCGTACTCCATCTCTATATATAAAGGTTTATATTGGATGTTCATCTGACCAATGCTACTGTGACCATGTGACCATGTTTGAGTGTCACATTTTAGGTAGCTGCATTTGTTTGTAGAATGTGGCTCAATTATGTGCCTTTTCAGGTAAGGGAGAGATCAATTATTGTTTTGATCTAAAAGCCTACCTTATTGTAGGGGACCAGGATTTCCTTTTGGGGGTGCCAAAATTTAGAAGCTCAAGCATGAGTGTAAAATTAAAGTATGTATGAAAGTGAAGTGGAAGTAAGAGTTTCTAATAGAAAATTCAATGATCTGTCAAATGGAGGTGACTTTTCTTTGATTGTGATAGATGGGCAGAACTTGTGGCCGCGGGACTTGACGCCTGAACTCTATTGTACTGCTATACGAAGATCCAAATAGTCGATACATggttttgtaatttattttgagCAGGTAAATAACAGTTCTATGTGGGTGCTCTTTTCGTTTGAATGATTTTGGAGTAGGGATGGAGCATGATTTTGACTCAATGGTGGCCAAACAAAAACGACCTCGTTCTCACTGTAACTAATTCAAAACCCTCAGTGCTTAGAATGGCATTTTTCTGGTTTACTTTGCTTAACAAAAAACATGAAACAAAAACATAGTTGTATATTCGGTGAAATGGAGTGCAAAATCCTCATCCTATTGACCTGTTCTTTTTGAGCTTTATATTTTATCTTACATGTGAGATTCCTTTTACCCATTTGCTCATACTTGATGGCTAGGCTTATTGTTTGAGTTGGAGTACATTTAACTGATTAAAGCATAACTAtaaatttcttcttttgtttggtttagccGTTTAGGACATTCACAAAAATAGTTGGAACTTGGACCTTGGAACACCCGGCCCAttataagaaaattaatttcaagAGGATTTAGCAGATTGTGGAAAGATTGCCAATAACATCTCCTTTGTCGGAGATCGATCACATATATTGTACAGACGGGGGTTATGCAGAAATTGGGAGCGGGCCATAGACAGCTTCACCCTTGCATTGGAGCATCTCAAAGAGAGTGATATCGTCATCTGGAAAAACTACAGTGAATATTTGTCCATATAGGAATTTGGTACCTTATATGTTGCCCCCTCTGCAACTGTGGGTGGCTTCTTGTTTAGGAAGAGGTCGTCAACATGTCCATGTCCATGCACTTGCTTGCTTTCTGTGCGTAAAGCAGTTAAGCCGAGTAGAAGTAGTGATGACTGGCTAGTATTTTGGTACTTGATGGTTGATAGCTCCTTGAATGTGTTTCCCTCACAATATACTTATATTTGCTAGTATAAGTTGATTTGCTCTTTCTAAACTCAACTCAGTCCCTTGTGTTGTATGTTTTACGATATGCTCTTTCTAAACTCAAGTCCTTGTGTTGTATGTTTTACGATATGCTACAACTGAAAACCCCATGGTTGTGGTGTCAGAAGTAACGTCTCCTGGCAAGAGAGAACAGTTTCTCTTGAATACAGATTGGTTTGCTTGGGTAGTAGACTATAGTTTGAGTGATTCTGAATAAGAGCATTGAACTGGTCTGCACCCAGAGTAAGACTTTGGTAGATTCTATTTTTGGTGCCTGGTTCTTTCATTGTAGGTTTGTCTTTGACGAAGAGTAAAGATCTAAATCTATCTGTGGATTTGAGTTCATGAGGGTATGATGGCATGCAGGATTTTTGCTGTTTCTCTTGCTAGTGATTGATAGACTACACCACTACATAAGGGAATTTCGCATACTCAGGAAAACCATGGAGGCTGCAAAGAAGCAAAACCGAGCTATGGAAGATGCAAAAAGTGGCAGTTCAGACGAGCTCAAAGTCTTGGATGAGGAGATCTCCTCATTGAAAACAAAGATCAAGCAGCTGGAATCTGAATGTGAATCAAAAGGGAAAGAGGTGAAGGCTGCAGAAGCCGACATATGATCGCTTGCTTACCGGAGGAGAATCAAACTTCCAAAATCAGCTGCAGCCAATTGACCGGAGCTTGTCTGATTCTGATAGCAAGAAGATCACATAAGCTAACAACCAATTTACTTGTACTCTGTGAGTGAAACTCTGAAGATCAGTTCAGAAGTGCCAAAACTGGTTGAAGCAATAGTCCGTCTTTTATGCATTTGGTAATGTGGCTATAGTTTCTGGGAAACATGTTTGATTTTAATGTCAATCAATGTGTTGtattcctctttcttttcttttttggtataAACTTTGAAGAAAAAAGGTTATGTTGAGAAAGTgttcaaaagagaaaatgttaTGCTTACGTGCCACCGGACCCTGGACCCGACACGATATGGGTCGAACTGCACAAACAATATAGGTGGGCTGAGTTTGGCCGTCGTTTTGGTTAAGCAACTTGGGCACAGCACTAGCCTGATAAAGCAAAGAATTACACTGGCACGGGTGCACAACACAAGCTCATGTAAAGTATTtctctgtttgttttttttacatgGTATAGTATTTCTATGGGAGATGATAATACCAAAATTCATTTTGTTGCTGCCAATACTCATACTAAATATATCTATAACTGATTCATTTGTCCTTGTAACTTGTAAGTCCTGAACCAACCTTCAACGCCAATGCCCCCTCTTTTCAATGTTTTTTCTTCCTCCCTTACTGCTCCATTACCCCATTCCAAATTCATCCTATACCATTAAAGCCCTCATCAAGCTTGAGCGAGAGTGATCAGAAATCTTGAGCAACCGTCGATAAATCTTGAGCAACCGTCGATAGAGGCTGACTCGTCAAGTCACAACGCTAACTCGTCAAGTCACAACGAACCACGGAACAAAAGTTGGTTGTTTGATAAAGTACGAGATTTAGGAATATCCTTTTCCAAATGTTGgaccatttcaaaaaaaccaGGTGGCCTCCATCTTTGAAGCTGGCAATTCTCGAGCTTGAGCTCTGAATAACCCAGTTCAAGTAACGGCTTCGTCAATGGTTAAATCGCCAATTGTAGGATTTAATTATAAATCGAAGCTGTTTTCAAAGTTCGAATGTGTGTTGTAATTTGAAGAACTCGAATTATGTGAGAGAATAAGTTGCTTTCTCCATTGCTGAGCTGAGTGGGTTTGACAAATTTCTTCAAATTCGAGATAAATGGATAGTATAAAGGTCATAAAACTGGGATTCAAAAGTAAAGAAGGGAGAACGTTGTTCAAATCGATTTGTGGCTATATaaatgacaaaataaaattggggATGTTTGTAGTTGAGTTGCAAGAAGATAGAATAATCCCATAGTAGAATTGGGGATGAGAAACAGAGGACGAAGCAACTGTAGAATAGTGCTAGTATTGAATGGGTTAcggatcaaaaacaaaaagagagagcatTGAACGGGTTAATATTTAGGAGGACAAATAAGTCATTTAAGTGGAAATTCTATTTGGGTTTCGGCAGCAACAAAATGGgttttagtattattattttcctatttgtatttttatatgTAAATAAATTAGATCAACCTCATCTATGCAGTATGAATTTTTCATCAAAGGTCACGCATCGGTGTCGGAAACTTGTTGAATGCCGATACTTTCCAAACACTTGTACTTCAAAGTGTCTTATTATGCTTAATGTTTTCCCTTTGGACACTCGGGACACTTGCATAATAAAAGTCCTGATGTCTGAAACGAAATACTCCAATAGACTCCAATTAAAAGGGTAGTAAAATTGGAGTATTGTTTTTGTGCGACAATGATCGTTTACGGGGATTATATATGaggttttttgttgttgaaataCTTTTGTGAATGATGCAACGATAAATGTTGGTTGGACGACGCGTTGCTTCTGTATCTCTTTGGCGGGCTTGCGTGGCTTACTTCTCGGCCGTTTGATACATTCTTTAATGCTGTGGCAGCTACCTGTCAAACTTCAGCCGATATTGATacaataagagaaaaaaaaggatgGAGGATCCAAATCCGCTACGTGTACACACAATCAGagcttcttttctctctctctctctctctctctctctctctctctctctctatatatatatatatatatatatatatatatatatagtatgaTTCTATGTTTTAATATGTATTGGTCAATGTGTTGTATGCTTTAATATTTTGAAGTTTACGTGTCAAAATTCCAACATATGATCGTGTCGTGTTGGTATAAGTGCTCTATAAGAGCTCATTAAGTACAATTAAAGCATAAAATTGACATTTGTCCTTTGTTCTACACAATCAGTTAAACAAAATGGTTacgtacttttttttattatcagaaTATGTGGGTGATTCATGATGCATTGAAAATCCAAAAACGATAGTATTGCTGTCTTTAATTTGTCTTTTCTCGGCTTTTTGAAAGTTTAGTtcatatttttacattttttaattcatttcGTTAAGAAAGAAACTTAATTTCAAAGaatgtgacaaaaaaattaaaacaattacCTATACAATTGTTTTAGAAGACTAAAAAATATGAGTAATTGCCCATAGACTTTTTCTTGAACCCTACCATCGAGTCTGAGGCATGGTGTAGTGTGCCTCTCGAGTGATTACTCAATCCTCTTGAGCGCCGGAACGTGGTGCTCTAGAGTCATTTTTTACCATACAAATTTAGATACAATAAGTGTGAGGGAACTCACACTAATGCGTGGTAAAAAAAAAGGCATGTGTGGTGCTCCAATAGCATTTCATAATTTGCATCTATAATGTCACATATACAAAAATTTCATCACAACACCATCACATCCACCTAAGTGGGCACTATATGATTGGTGGTTACAAAGTGGTTACAATATGATTGGTGGTTACAAAGTGGTTACAATATGATTGTTTTTCCATTACCAATTATGCAGTGTCACGTAGTCAGATGTCTTGGTATTGTAGTGGAATGTTGTGTCCTTAtcgagccgattttttacagagtccagtttttttttttttttaaatttagagatatttttctattatatttttgtggggttcaAAGTAGGCCCCACTAGGGCTGCCCAACTAATCAACCGAACTGCCAAAATCGACCATTCCGCCGAATTCGATCCGTCTGTGAACCAAACTGAGGTATGTGACGGATAGATGCGGATGAAAAAAACAACAATCCGCCGCGAGCGGATCGGATGCAGATTGGAGCTGCCCAATCTGCTCAAACCGTCCAATCCGgccaaagtaaaaaataaaaaaatgtgagaAAGAGTTATGGCCTTCACAATAAACTATTAGCCCCACCAAAATAGTACTGATAAATTCGATAGTACTCCATATACCATGCTACTTGTTATTAACATAGAAATTTCAATGTTATGTCAATACGAAAAGTTATTGGTTAGTCTTGGGGCAATACAGAGTGGTATTATGTTTTATTGTGCTACTatacttttaaaaattttggtacttataaaaaataaattacaagcTTAAATTCACCCAAACCACATCCATACCAATCCGACCGAACAACGCTCATGGATGAGTGACGGATGAGGTAAATATGAATGTGTGTTTTggtctttgatttttttatttcaaagagTTTTTTAGAGCAGATATAAACgtgatttatttttaaaaatgttactTGAGTAATGTAACATTTTTATAGATGCAAAATTTTGGaagttttttagattttttcgaaGTACTTAGCTGTTTCAAATCCGTCCAAACCGATCAAGTCGAACCGCCTAAACCATAAATCAAACCAACCGAACTGTGAAACACTCACGGACGGTTGCAGATGGAGAAAACAACAATTTGGCATATGCAATTCCGCTtaaaaaccgaaccaatccacCCAAAACCAAACCATGAATAGCCCGAGCTCCACATGGAGAGCAATGAAAAAGAGGAGTAAAAATGGAGGGGTGAGCGTAGCACGGCACCACCGAGGTGGCAGCTCAATTGGTGGCGAGAGTTCGAGTCCCGGCGGATGCTTGAACCTCGTTTGTGGACCAAATGGAGAGATCTTT
The sequence above is drawn from the Rhododendron vialii isolate Sample 1 chromosome 6a, ASM3025357v1 genome and encodes:
- the LOC131330696 gene encoding uncharacterized protein LOC131330696 translates to MIQLFFSAILGEMVVILILLFNTPLRKLAVMALNRLKRGAGPLVAKTVAGVVFLMMSTTVYNITEIHSRPIESLNPTDQILLGRHMLEASLMGFLLFLLLVIDRLHHYIREFRILRKTMEAAKKQNRAMEDAKSGSSDELKVLDEEISSLKTKIKQLESECESKGKEVKAAEADI